One genomic region from Nilaparvata lugens isolate BPH chromosome 3, ASM1435652v1, whole genome shotgun sequence encodes:
- the LOC120350249 gene encoding uncharacterized protein LOC120350249, giving the protein MPPKQRKQYSDEMMHEAILAVRGGESISCASKRLGVPRMTLSDKLSGRTPQVCKLGRKMVLSSDEEDVLVQWVLSCQTSGLPINSDQLIESIKTLVEKLGKETPFTEDMPGKRWLEIFLKRHPEISVRKPQKLTLSRSSITPEALENWFKEVKEYMTSHGLLDILDDWSRIYNCDESAFFCHQNK; this is encoded by the coding sequence ATGCCGCCCAAACAGAGGAAGCAGTACTCCGACGAGATGATGCACGAGGCAATCCTAGCAGTGAGGGGAGGAGAGTCCATTTCCTGTGCTTCAAAACGGCTTGGGGTACCGAGAATGACACTCTCAGACAAGCTATCAGGCCGAACACCTCAAGTTTGTAAATTAGGGCGAAAGATGGTCCTTTCATCTGACGAAGAAGATGTGCTTGTCCAATGGGTTCTCAGTTGCCAGACGTCGGGATTACCCATCAATTCTGATCAGCTGATCGAAAGCATAAAAACACTTGTCGAAAAGTTGGGGAAAGAGACCCCTTTTACCGAAGATATGCCTGGTAAAAGATGGCTGGAGATATTCCTCAAACGCCATCCGGAAATTTCAGTTAGGAAGCCACAAAAACTTACCCTTTCTAGGAGCAGCATCACTCCGGAAGCACTCGAAAATTGGTTTAAAGAAGTAAAGGAGTACATGACCTCACATGGCCTTCTTGACATCTTAGATGACTGGTCAAGAATCTACAACTGTGATGAGAGTGCTTTTTTTTGTCACCAGAACAAGTAA